In one Pseudarthrobacter sp. NBSH8 genomic region, the following are encoded:
- a CDS encoding PspA/IM30 family protein, producing MVKQSIFGRIAQLAKANINTLLDNAEDPQKMLDQMVRDYTNNIAEAESAVAQTIGNLRMLQDDYREDIKNAQDWGNKALAASRKADEYRSAGDNVDAEKFDNLAKVALQRQMSAESEAKGAEPSIASQTEVVDKLKSGLDQMKGKLNELTSKRNELVARSKTAAAQSQVHDAIKSIDFMDPTSEVGRFEEKIRREEAKVRGQQELAASSLDAQFNQLEDLGEQVEIEARLAALKSGGAKPAIGASGATSASTVDEADFNKL from the coding sequence ATGGTTAAGCAGTCCATTTTCGGCCGGATCGCACAGCTGGCAAAGGCAAACATCAACACTTTGCTGGACAACGCTGAGGATCCGCAGAAGATGCTGGACCAGATGGTCCGGGACTACACAAACAACATTGCGGAGGCCGAATCCGCAGTGGCCCAGACCATCGGCAACCTGCGTATGCTCCAGGATGACTACCGCGAGGACATCAAAAACGCCCAGGACTGGGGCAACAAGGCCCTCGCCGCGTCCCGCAAGGCTGACGAATACCGCAGCGCCGGCGACAACGTCGACGCCGAGAAGTTCGATAACCTCGCCAAGGTAGCCCTGCAGCGCCAGATGTCCGCGGAAAGCGAAGCCAAGGGTGCCGAACCCAGCATCGCTTCGCAGACCGAGGTCGTGGACAAGCTCAAGTCAGGCCTGGACCAGATGAAGGGCAAGCTCAACGAGCTGACGAGCAAGCGCAACGAGCTGGTTGCACGCTCCAAGACGGCTGCGGCACAGTCCCAGGTGCACGATGCCATCAAGAGCATCGACTTCATGGATCCCACCAGCGAAGTTGGCCGTTTCGAAGAGAAAATCCGCCGCGAAGAGGCCAAGGTGCGCGGCCAGCAGGAGCTTGCCGCGTCGAGTCTGGACGCCCAGTTCAACCAGCTTGAAGATCTTGGCGAGCAGGTGGAAATCGAGGCACGCCTGGCAGCCCTGAAGTCCGGCGGCGCCAAGCCGGCAATCGGCGCTTCCGGCGCCACGTCTGCGTCCACGGTCGACGAAGCCGACTTCAACAAGCTCTAG
- a CDS encoding deoxyribodipyrimidine photo-lyase, with protein sequence MASPVASALVWLRDDLRLDDNPALSHAVELGLPLTVVYILDEESPGIRPLGGAARWWLHHSLTSLAAALAESGSALTLRRGPARRVIQDLIAETGAQHVLWNRRYGGPERSLDAAIKAWAAENGIHTASFQANLLFEPWTITTGGGGPYKVFTPYWRACTASGEPREPLGAPAGLPSPAAAGSRNQAGSDTLAEWSLLPVSPDWSGGLAAAWEPGEAGAHSRLNDFLDGAAQEYGTGRDIPGVEGTSRLSPHLRFGEISPFRVWHELRRHFPREATPDVGIFRSELGWREFCWQLLYANPQLATRNYRPDFDRFEWQQPTAAELGAWQQGRTGYPLVDAGMRQLWQTGWMHNRVRMAAASFLVKNLLADWRLGEAWFWDTLVDADAASNPANWQWVAGSGADASPYFRIFNPVTQSKKFDAEGRYLREFIPELARMDRKAIHEPWKQPDAQGYPAPVVGLPESRERALATYQKLREDQPGRDAPTGPEISG encoded by the coding sequence ATGGCCTCCCCCGTCGCATCCGCACTCGTTTGGCTCCGTGACGACCTTCGACTGGACGATAACCCTGCCCTGTCCCACGCCGTCGAACTCGGCCTCCCGCTCACGGTGGTCTACATCCTCGACGAAGAATCCCCCGGAATCCGTCCATTGGGAGGCGCGGCCCGCTGGTGGCTGCACCACTCGCTGACGTCCCTGGCAGCGGCGCTTGCCGAGTCCGGTTCCGCACTCACCCTCCGGCGCGGACCTGCTCGCCGAGTGATCCAGGACCTCATAGCCGAAACCGGCGCGCAGCATGTGCTATGGAACCGGCGCTACGGCGGTCCCGAGCGGTCCCTTGACGCGGCCATCAAGGCCTGGGCGGCAGAGAATGGCATCCATACCGCCAGCTTCCAGGCCAACCTGCTCTTCGAGCCATGGACAATCACCACCGGCGGCGGCGGCCCCTACAAGGTGTTCACGCCCTACTGGCGGGCCTGCACAGCCTCCGGCGAGCCCCGAGAGCCACTGGGTGCCCCGGCTGGCCTGCCCTCACCTGCCGCTGCCGGGTCCAGGAACCAGGCTGGCAGCGACACACTGGCGGAGTGGTCACTGCTGCCCGTGTCGCCGGACTGGAGCGGCGGACTGGCTGCGGCCTGGGAACCCGGGGAGGCAGGAGCACACAGCAGGCTTAATGACTTCCTGGACGGGGCCGCACAGGAGTACGGTACCGGGCGCGACATACCCGGAGTGGAAGGCACCTCCAGGCTGTCCCCCCACCTCCGTTTTGGTGAAATCAGCCCGTTCCGCGTCTGGCATGAGCTCCGCCGCCACTTCCCCCGGGAGGCGACGCCCGACGTCGGGATCTTCCGGTCCGAGCTGGGCTGGCGGGAGTTCTGCTGGCAACTGCTTTATGCCAACCCCCAGCTGGCTACCCGAAACTATCGGCCGGACTTCGACCGGTTCGAATGGCAGCAACCCACCGCGGCGGAGCTGGGCGCCTGGCAGCAGGGCCGGACCGGCTACCCGCTGGTGGACGCGGGGATGCGGCAGCTGTGGCAGACGGGCTGGATGCATAACCGGGTCCGGATGGCCGCGGCGTCCTTCCTCGTCAAGAACCTCCTCGCCGACTGGCGCCTGGGCGAGGCGTGGTTCTGGGACACGCTGGTGGATGCCGATGCGGCGAGCAACCCCGCTAACTGGCAGTGGGTGGCGGGCTCAGGTGCCGACGCGTCCCCGTACTTCCGGATCTTCAATCCGGTAACGCAGAGCAAGAAGTTCGACGCCGAGGGCCGGTACCTTCGCGAGTTCATTCCGGAACTCGCCCGGATGGACCGCAAGGCCATCCATGAACCGTGGAAGCAGCCCGATGCCCAGGGCTACCCTGCCCCCGTGGTCGGACTCCCCGAGTCCCGGGAGCGTGCTCTGGCGACCTATCAGAAGCTTCGGGAGGACCAGCCAGGCCGGGACGCTCCCACCGGCCCGGAAATCAGCGGCTGA
- a CDS encoding cytochrome b/b6 domain-containing protein, whose amino-acid sequence MSTPTKKPGSSTGKRSGLYWGVPAALVVLVLVVLLAKWMTGLPAVASFLSDYPGHSELPEGAPVGFPTWLAWQHFLNGFFLLLIIRTGWQVRTTTRPTGHWTRNNKGLIKTRNAPTKITLELWFHLTLDALWILNGLVFAVLLFTTGQWTRIVPTSWDVFPNALSAALQYASLNWPTENGWVNYNALQLLTYFLTVFIAAPLAFISGIRTSSAWPKKAAALNKAYPIELARAIHFPVMIYFVAFIVVHVFLVFATGALRNLNHMYAVSDGDGWLGFWIFLVSVAVMVAAWFLARPIFLRPIASLMGKVSR is encoded by the coding sequence ATGTCCACACCCACGAAGAAGCCCGGCTCCTCGACAGGCAAACGGTCCGGGCTCTACTGGGGTGTCCCTGCCGCTCTCGTAGTGCTGGTGCTGGTGGTGCTGCTGGCGAAGTGGATGACGGGCCTTCCTGCGGTGGCCTCGTTCCTGTCGGACTATCCGGGACATTCGGAACTGCCTGAGGGCGCGCCTGTCGGATTCCCGACGTGGCTGGCCTGGCAGCACTTCCTGAATGGTTTCTTCCTCCTGCTCATCATCAGGACCGGCTGGCAGGTGCGGACCACCACCCGCCCCACAGGACACTGGACGCGCAACAACAAGGGCCTGATCAAGACCAGGAACGCGCCCACCAAGATTACGTTGGAGCTTTGGTTCCACCTGACTCTGGACGCACTGTGGATTCTCAACGGACTGGTGTTTGCCGTCCTTCTATTCACGACAGGACAATGGACGAGGATCGTTCCCACCAGCTGGGATGTCTTTCCCAACGCGCTGTCCGCAGCCCTGCAGTACGCATCCCTGAACTGGCCCACCGAAAACGGCTGGGTCAACTACAACGCCCTGCAACTGCTGACCTACTTCCTCACCGTCTTCATCGCTGCGCCGCTTGCCTTCATCTCGGGCATCCGGACGTCCTCCGCCTGGCCCAAGAAGGCTGCCGCGCTGAACAAGGCGTACCCGATCGAGCTGGCGCGGGCCATCCATTTCCCCGTCATGATTTACTTCGTGGCTTTCATCGTTGTGCATGTCTTCCTGGTGTTCGCCACTGGTGCCCTGCGGAACCTGAACCACATGTACGCAGTGTCCGACGGCGACGGCTGGCTCGGCTTCTGGATCTTCCTTGTGTCTGTGGCCGTCATGGTGGCGGCATGGTTCCTCGCCCGGCCCATCTTCCTGCGCCCCATTGCTTCCCTGATGGGCAAAGTCAGCCGCTGA
- a CDS encoding S1C family serine protease has product MTENPTQGAAPENRKPDENRNADQSPAEVRSDAAGQANPTEQLDRSGAPENPTQSLPGAPRPVYPPREPFYGQQTPDQQLPGHQYAHQGAYSAAPGGSAGQHNPGHNGPGPYNAVSYNAAPYNAAPNPADAPRRKATFGVGTLVASILAAGLVGGGVATVGSGNLFNSGSSSAASSSSQPDTVIVNNRDDVNAITAAALKASPSVVTISATSGSSGGTGSGIILDGNGHILTNTHVVTLDGQSASAALEVRTSTGKVLKATLVGTDPLSDLAVIKVDNASGLTPATLGDSGKLNVGDTAIAIGSPLGLTGTVTDGIVSTLNRTISVASSAAPKNGDSSSQGGDQGFQFAPPGGGQGQSTANQGSISINVIQTDAAINPGNSGGALVNTKGEIIGVNVAIASAGSDSASSGNIGVGFSIPINNAKRVAQEIIDTGKASHGQLGVSVRDKSSSGTTSGFSVGADVATVEANSAAAKAGIKVGDVVTKFNDLVISEPNQLTAAVREQAGGSTVKLTVLRNGQEQTFDVTLGTAADQ; this is encoded by the coding sequence ATGACTGAGAACCCAACCCAGGGTGCAGCGCCGGAGAACCGCAAACCGGATGAGAACCGGAATGCGGACCAGAGCCCTGCGGAGGTCCGCAGTGACGCTGCCGGTCAGGCTAATCCGACCGAACAGCTGGACCGGTCCGGGGCACCAGAGAACCCCACCCAGTCGCTGCCGGGTGCGCCCCGTCCGGTTTATCCTCCCCGCGAGCCCTTCTACGGCCAGCAGACACCAGACCAGCAGCTGCCCGGTCACCAGTACGCCCACCAGGGAGCATATTCGGCGGCGCCCGGCGGCTCTGCGGGCCAGCACAACCCAGGCCACAACGGCCCGGGCCCGTACAACGCAGTCTCATATAACGCTGCCCCGTACAACGCTGCCCCGAACCCGGCCGACGCGCCCCGCCGAAAAGCCACGTTCGGCGTCGGCACCCTGGTGGCAAGCATCCTGGCCGCCGGCCTCGTGGGTGGCGGCGTAGCCACAGTGGGTTCAGGCAACCTCTTCAACAGCGGATCCTCGTCGGCGGCGAGCAGCAGCAGCCAGCCTGACACCGTCATCGTGAACAACAGGGACGACGTCAACGCCATCACGGCGGCAGCGCTGAAGGCTTCCCCCAGCGTGGTGACCATCAGCGCCACCAGTGGCAGTTCCGGCGGCACAGGCTCGGGCATTATCCTGGACGGCAACGGGCACATCCTCACCAACACGCACGTGGTGACCCTGGATGGCCAGAGCGCCAGCGCGGCCCTGGAGGTCCGCACCAGCACAGGCAAGGTCCTCAAGGCCACGCTCGTGGGCACCGACCCGCTGTCTGACCTGGCGGTCATCAAGGTGGATAACGCGTCCGGCCTCACCCCTGCGACCCTCGGAGATTCCGGCAAGCTCAATGTGGGTGACACGGCCATCGCCATCGGCTCCCCGCTTGGCCTGACCGGCACCGTTACCGACGGTATCGTCTCAACGCTGAACCGGACCATCAGCGTTGCCTCGTCGGCGGCACCCAAGAACGGTGACAGCAGCTCGCAGGGCGGCGACCAGGGCTTCCAGTTCGCGCCTCCAGGTGGCGGGCAGGGCCAAAGCACCGCGAACCAGGGTTCCATCTCCATCAACGTGATCCAGACGGATGCAGCCATCAACCCCGGCAACTCCGGTGGTGCCCTGGTCAACACCAAGGGTGAAATCATCGGCGTTAACGTGGCCATCGCGTCCGCTGGCTCCGATTCCGCGTCGAGTGGCAACATCGGTGTCGGCTTCAGCATCCCCATCAACAACGCCAAGCGGGTGGCGCAGGAGATCATCGACACCGGTAAGGCATCCCACGGCCAACTGGGTGTCAGCGTTCGGGACAAGTCATCCAGCGGGACCACGTCAGGGTTCTCCGTCGGCGCTGACGTGGCCACAGTCGAGGCAAACTCAGCCGCCGCCAAGGCCGGCATCAAGGTGGGCGACGTGGTGACCAAGTTCAACGATCTGGTCATCAGCGAGCCCAACCAGCTGACCGCGGCCGTCCGCGAGCAGGCAGGCGGCTCCACCGTTAAGCTGACGGTCCTGCGCAACGGCCAGGAACAGACGTTCGACGTCACGCTTGGCACCGCAGCGGACCAGTAG
- a CDS encoding TPM domain-containing protein — protein MRSKFKRILAVIGLTGLLAVPAGAAWAEDPVTLDPATKIVDPSGVLGSKKADVQEAIKKLGTDNATVLHVVIVNKFENPTDRFQWTDEVAKKASLGPNALVFAIATDTRQYNLAKPTNSKLTAAQIENIKSSAIGPQLANDNYAQAAIDATLAIGDAASGGSGNLPSGDGAGSGVLVGTGLAVAGGAGAYLYFRNKRKKAAQASSASYGPQGAELDPLASLSIKELRRKGGSLIIEADDAIKSSEQELGFAEAQYGDAAVGNFTKALAEAKAHMSESFKLQQQLDDHIPDTEEQQRSWLGEIIRRSAAALGSLQEQKADFDSLRELEKNAPQALAAISAGAHEAEAKIASAEESLTALRAKYADSALVQVADNITQAKERLDFVQNATATAQEKLTAGEGSLAAVAVRASEESLHQTNVLLDAIAKVSTSLDEARNGLEAAVVETSQDLAQAKAMIQSGEHPELAGPVAGVEAALGQVKTEIQGGKIDPIATLQRVETAHQALDQSLTGIRNQQDQARRAQASLQQTIMSAQAQISATSDYITARRGGVGTEARTRLAESQRNLDYALSISRNDPVTALTYAQQAHALAAQAAQLAQADVNNFGGYANQGFGGGGMFGGRGGGGGGLGGAILGGILINSILNGGSGGGWGGGHSDGGGWGGDSGGGDMGGGWGGDMGGGGDF, from the coding sequence ATGCGGTCAAAGTTCAAACGTATCCTCGCCGTGATCGGCCTGACCGGGCTGCTCGCGGTTCCTGCTGGCGCGGCCTGGGCTGAAGACCCGGTGACTCTGGACCCGGCGACGAAGATCGTGGATCCCTCGGGCGTCCTGGGTTCGAAGAAGGCTGATGTACAGGAAGCAATCAAGAAGCTGGGGACCGACAACGCCACCGTCCTGCACGTCGTCATCGTTAACAAATTCGAAAACCCGACCGATCGCTTCCAATGGACCGACGAAGTTGCCAAGAAGGCGTCGCTGGGCCCGAATGCACTCGTGTTCGCCATCGCCACCGACACACGCCAGTACAACCTCGCGAAGCCAACCAACAGCAAGCTCACCGCGGCCCAAATCGAGAACATTAAGAGCAGCGCCATTGGGCCCCAACTGGCGAACGACAACTACGCCCAAGCAGCGATTGACGCAACGCTCGCCATCGGCGATGCAGCGAGTGGTGGGAGCGGCAACCTCCCCTCGGGAGACGGCGCCGGGTCTGGCGTCCTCGTAGGAACCGGCCTTGCAGTTGCCGGTGGAGCCGGCGCCTACCTCTACTTCCGAAACAAACGGAAGAAGGCGGCCCAAGCGTCCAGCGCCAGTTACGGCCCCCAAGGCGCCGAACTCGATCCGCTGGCTTCGCTCAGCATCAAGGAGCTCCGACGCAAGGGCGGCTCGCTGATCATCGAGGCCGATGACGCCATCAAGTCCAGCGAACAGGAACTCGGATTCGCGGAGGCCCAATACGGCGATGCCGCCGTGGGCAACTTCACCAAGGCCCTGGCCGAAGCCAAAGCCCACATGTCCGAATCCTTCAAGCTGCAGCAGCAACTTGACGACCACATTCCGGACACGGAAGAACAGCAGCGCAGCTGGCTCGGCGAAATCATCCGCCGCTCAGCGGCAGCGCTCGGCTCGCTCCAGGAGCAAAAGGCCGACTTTGACTCTCTCCGCGAGCTCGAGAAGAACGCCCCGCAGGCACTGGCAGCCATCAGCGCCGGAGCCCACGAAGCCGAGGCCAAGATCGCCAGCGCCGAAGAGTCACTGACGGCTTTGCGTGCCAAATACGCGGACAGCGCACTGGTCCAGGTCGCTGACAACATCACCCAGGCCAAGGAACGCCTGGACTTTGTGCAGAATGCCACGGCCACGGCGCAGGAGAAGCTCACCGCGGGCGAGGGCAGCCTCGCCGCGGTCGCCGTGCGGGCGTCCGAAGAAAGCCTGCACCAGACCAACGTTCTTCTGGACGCCATCGCCAAGGTGTCCACCAGCCTGGACGAGGCCCGGAACGGTCTGGAGGCGGCCGTCGTCGAAACGTCCCAGGACCTCGCGCAGGCGAAGGCCATGATCCAGTCCGGCGAACACCCCGAACTGGCCGGCCCGGTGGCTGGCGTTGAGGCCGCTCTGGGCCAGGTCAAGACCGAAATCCAGGGCGGGAAGATCGATCCCATCGCCACCCTGCAGCGCGTTGAGACAGCACACCAGGCCCTGGATCAGTCACTCACGGGCATCCGGAACCAGCAGGACCAAGCCCGGCGTGCGCAGGCTTCGCTGCAGCAGACCATCATGTCGGCGCAGGCGCAGATCAGTGCCACGTCCGACTACATCACCGCACGTCGTGGCGGCGTGGGTACCGAGGCCCGCACCCGGCTCGCCGAGTCCCAGCGCAACCTTGACTACGCGCTGTCCATCTCGCGCAACGATCCCGTTACGGCGCTGACGTACGCCCAGCAGGCCCACGCCCTCGCCGCCCAGGCAGCGCAGCTGGCACAGGCAGACGTAAACAACTTTGGCGGCTACGCCAACCAAGGCTTCGGCGGCGGTGGCATGTTCGGCGGGCGCGGCGGAGGCGGTGGTGGGCTCGGCGGTGCCATCCTTGGCGGTATCCTCATCAACTCCATCCTCAACGGAGGCAGCGGCGGAGGCTGGGGCGGAGGCCACAGCGACGGCGGCGGCTGGGGCGGGGACTCCGGCGGCGGCGATATGGGCGGCGGCTGGGGCGGCGACATGGGCGGTGGCGGGGACTTCTGA
- a CDS encoding electron transfer flavoprotein subunit beta/FixA family protein — protein MKIIVLVKHVPDAQFDRHLTGEGYTTDRDESILSELDEYALEAALQLAEARGGAKAGNHVIALSMGASGAVNAVKKALQMGATEGVHLTDSGLAGSDAAATSLALAAAIRHLGTGAPVDLVLTGMASTDGETSLVPAQLAERLGLPQVTFASSLTVDGGRITARRDADTYSETVEASLPAVVSVTDQINEPRYPNFKGIIAAKRKSITTLSLADIGVDPTHVGHAGSWTTVTAAEERPPRTAGTIITDEGDAGVRLVDFLAAQKLL, from the coding sequence TTGAAGATCATCGTCCTGGTCAAGCATGTACCGGACGCACAGTTCGACCGACACCTCACCGGCGAGGGCTACACCACGGACCGTGACGAAAGCATCCTTTCCGAGCTGGACGAATACGCCCTCGAGGCGGCCTTGCAGCTCGCTGAGGCCCGCGGTGGCGCCAAAGCAGGCAACCACGTCATTGCGCTGAGCATGGGCGCGTCCGGTGCGGTGAACGCGGTGAAGAAGGCACTCCAGATGGGCGCCACCGAAGGAGTGCACCTCACCGACAGTGGGCTGGCCGGTTCAGATGCCGCCGCCACGTCGCTGGCGCTCGCGGCCGCCATCCGCCACCTCGGCACCGGCGCCCCGGTGGACCTTGTCCTCACGGGTATGGCATCCACCGACGGCGAAACGTCACTGGTGCCGGCCCAGCTCGCCGAGCGCCTCGGCCTGCCTCAGGTCACCTTCGCGTCCTCGCTGACGGTCGACGGCGGGCGCATCACCGCACGCCGCGACGCTGACACCTACTCGGAGACCGTCGAAGCTTCGCTGCCCGCGGTGGTCTCCGTGACGGACCAGATCAACGAGCCTCGCTACCCCAATTTCAAGGGCATCATCGCGGCCAAGCGCAAGAGCATCACCACCCTGTCGCTGGCCGACATCGGAGTTGATCCCACGCACGTGGGCCACGCCGGATCCTGGACCACGGTCACAGCTGCCGAGGAACGCCCGCCGCGCACGGCTGGAACCATTATCACCGACGAAGGCGACGCCGGAGTCAGGCTCGTCGACTTCCTGGCCGCCCAGAAGCTGCTCTAA